One genomic window of Brevundimonas vesicularis includes the following:
- a CDS encoding DUF6489 family protein produces MKVNVEVECTPAEARAFLGLPDVTPLNDAMVAEMQKRMEANVAAMQPEELMKNWTSFGLQAQDQFRRLMEAAVK; encoded by the coding sequence ATGAAGGTCAATGTGGAAGTCGAGTGCACGCCGGCGGAGGCGCGCGCCTTTCTGGGTCTGCCGGACGTGACGCCGCTGAACGACGCCATGGTCGCGGAGATGCAGAAGCGGATGGAGGCCAATGTCGCCGCGATGCAGCCCGAGGAACTGATGAAGAACTGGACAAGCTTCGGGCTTCAGGCTCAGGACCAGTTTCGACGCCTGATGGAAGCGGCGGTGAAGTGA